The sequence below is a genomic window from Bradyrhizobium septentrionale.
ATGACCTATGCCAATAACGGCCGGCAGACGCTGCAGGCGACGCTTGCCGCCGGCAATCTCGATTTCACGCCCTACATCTCGACGTTCCGCCTTCTGGCCAGCGGCCAGCGCGACTGGAACAGGCAGCTGTTCGACCTGACCTCGCTGTCGTCGACCGATCTCGACATGCGCCTGTCGGCCGCCAAGGTGACGGTCGGCCCGTCCAAGCTCGGCCGCACCGCGTTCGGCGCCAATCTGCGCGGCGGCGCGCTCGCGCTCAGCGTCGGCGAGGCGCAGATGTATGGCGGCATCGCCAAAGGCTCGTTCGCAATCGCGCGCTCCGATGCGGTCGCCGACGTCAGGGCCCAGTTCCAGTTCACCGATGTCGATTTACAGGCCTGCGCCAGCGAATTGTTCGGCATCAACAAGCTGTCCGGCCGCGGCAACCTCAACGTCTCGCTGACCGCCTCCGGCTCGAGCCCGTTCGGGCTCGCGTCATCGCTGGACGGCACCGCTACGCTGAACGGGCATGACGGCGCGATAGCCGGCTTCAATGTCGAGCAGCTGTTGAAGCGGCTAGAGAAGCGGCCGCTGTCCGGCGGCGGCAATTTCCGCTCCGGCTCGACGCCCTATGACAATCTCAGCATCTCGGTGAAATTCGCCGACGGCGTCGCCACCGCTGATGACATCCGGGTCGAGAGCCCGACCGCGAAGATCACGCTGACCGGCACCGCATCGGTGCCGTCGCGCGAATACGATCTCAAGGGCGTCGCCAGCCTGACCTCGACGTCCGCCGGCGGCAACGCATTCGATCTGCCTTTCGTGATCCAGGGCCCGTGGGACGATCCGCTGATCTTCCCCGATCCGGAAAGCCTGATCCGCCGCTCGCCCGCGTCCGCCCCGCTGCTCGATGCGGTGAAGGATCGCAAGACCCGCGACGCGGTGCGCTCGGTGATCGAGCGCTTCACCGGCGGAGCCGCGCGGCAGCCGGCAGCGGATGCTGCGACCGGCGCGCCCGCCAGCGCACCGGCGACGGCAGCCGACAATGCGAAGTCGAACTGATCGATCCATTCACTTTCCGCATCGATGCACCGGGACTGATCCACGCCCTGCCGCGAGCCCCCTACAGAAGTCGTCGATGCGACATCTTTATCAGGTCACGGGCATGCGCTAGTGTTTTATCCAACCGGTTAAAAAACCGGCGCCATGAGGGAGAACAACGTGAGATCCAAGGTTATCGGTGCGCTATCACTCGCGGTCGCTGCGGTCGGACTGTTCGCGGCCACGGCACCTGCTTTGGCCCAGGGCAAGACCATCACGGTCTGGTGGGGCAAGGGATTCTACAAGTCCGAAGACGACGCGCTGCTCGAGACGATCAAGAAATTCGAAGCCAAGACCGGCATCAAGGTCGAACTGTCGCAATACGCGATCCAGGACATGATTCCGAAGACGGTCGCTGCGCTCGATTCCGGCACCGT
It includes:
- a CDS encoding AsmA family protein gives rise to the protein MAQGIKRLGMPIAALFGLALVGLVGTSWFLNRDALQRAVEAQIRAVTGLELVVNGPIDVSVFPGSYVSFHNVGLKGADTIGPALQVDVLTANLRLLPLLLRRFEIADVMMLRPHIRVVRDGAGESNWTPFVETIAKAMTPGAENQVSFSEIRIQDGELNYQDGTNNISEQLGDIDLSLAWPSISRSFAATGQFDWRGERVDGSISASDFVALLSGDRSGLKARLASAPLKVAFDGTVANRTSLMMEGVATMDSPSLRNALRWMGQAPPGGGGGFGRFALKARANVVGGSVALTNVNVELDGNVAEGVMTYANNGRQTLQATLAAGNLDFTPYISTFRLLASGQRDWNRQLFDLTSLSSTDLDMRLSAAKVTVGPSKLGRTAFGANLRGGALALSVGEAQMYGGIAKGSFAIARSDAVADVRAQFQFTDVDLQACASELFGINKLSGRGNLNVSLTASGSSPFGLASSLDGTATLNGHDGAIAGFNVEQLLKRLEKRPLSGGGNFRSGSTPYDNLSISVKFADGVATADDIRVESPTAKITLTGTASVPSREYDLKGVASLTSTSAGGNAFDLPFVIQGPWDDPLIFPDPESLIRRSPASAPLLDAVKDRKTRDAVRSVIERFTGGAARQPAADAATGAPASAPATAADNAKSN